Proteins from one Natrinema salinisoli genomic window:
- a CDS encoding DUF7533 family protein has product MAGIIDTIKLAGTLVLAIPAALAGIDMLTNGQTAIGATLIGLAIGLVVIQHWLTMPTDIPELLAKRVVGTVAEEPESEPDDDR; this is encoded by the coding sequence ATGGCCGGCATCATCGATACGATCAAACTCGCGGGCACGCTCGTGCTCGCGATCCCCGCTGCGCTCGCCGGAATCGATATGCTCACGAACGGGCAGACGGCGATCGGCGCGACCCTCATCGGGCTCGCGATCGGGCTCGTCGTGATCCAACACTGGTTGACGATGCCCACCGACATCCCGGAACTCCTCGCCAAACGGGTCGTCGGAACGGTCGCCGAAGAACCCGAATCCGAGCCGGACGACGATCGGTAG
- a CDS encoding riboflavin synthase, protein MFTGIVEETGEVVARERTDDGLRLGIAAAEVATGLEHGQSISVSGACLTVEEFVEGERFEVFLATETVERTYLGDLAEGDSVNLERAMPADGRFDGHVVQGHVDAVATVRNVESVDEDWFFEFDLPEGYDRYVVEKGSITLDGISLTVANLDAENGRVTVAIIPTTYDLTTLSEKEPGDPIHLEVDVLAKYVERLLEARFD, encoded by the coding sequence ATGTTCACGGGAATCGTCGAGGAAACCGGCGAGGTCGTCGCTCGAGAGCGAACCGACGACGGGCTTCGGCTGGGAATCGCCGCCGCCGAGGTCGCGACGGGCCTCGAGCACGGCCAGAGCATCAGCGTCAGCGGCGCGTGTCTCACGGTCGAGGAGTTCGTCGAGGGCGAGCGGTTCGAGGTCTTCCTCGCGACGGAGACCGTCGAGCGAACGTATCTCGGCGACCTCGCGGAGGGCGACAGCGTCAACCTCGAGCGGGCGATGCCGGCCGACGGCCGGTTCGACGGGCACGTCGTGCAGGGCCACGTCGACGCGGTCGCGACCGTTCGGAACGTCGAATCGGTGGACGAGGACTGGTTCTTCGAATTCGACCTGCCGGAGGGGTACGATCGCTACGTCGTCGAGAAGGGGTCGATCACGCTCGACGGCATTAGCCTGACCGTCGCGAATCTGGACGCCGAAAACGGCCGGGTGACCGTCGCGATCATCCCGACGACCTACGACCTGACTACCCTCTCGGAGAAAGAGCCCGGCGATCCGATCCACCTCGAGGTCGACGTGCTCGCGAAGTACGTCGAACGGCTGCTCGAGGCGCGCTTCGACTGA
- a CDS encoding NAD-dependent epimerase/dehydratase family protein codes for MSESRMPEFDHDVDTAIVTGATGDVGSWVVDRLADRGVTVVGLDLERPDGVRANAEFRAVDLTEQGPTWETIDEVDPDAIVHLAAVSDPRATPGTRLFENNVTSAYNVLVAAGRAETDVVWTSSQATYGALFSETEWTPDYLPIDEAHDRRPEDPYGLSKVCGEETARAIARRYGISVTTIRPATIFSPDKARARPSEDGTDLSEEATGSNFGSYVDVRDVARMVEAAFASDHDGHETVLAVADENYLGQPTAELVEAVCGELPADCGLEGRESALSNAKAAALLDWTPAYSWHDDGTDEPSEPTWL; via the coding sequence ATGTCCGAATCACGGATGCCTGAGTTCGACCACGACGTAGACACCGCGATCGTCACGGGTGCGACCGGCGACGTCGGCTCGTGGGTCGTCGATCGACTGGCGGATCGGGGCGTCACCGTCGTCGGACTGGACCTCGAGCGGCCCGACGGCGTGCGGGCGAACGCCGAGTTCCGTGCCGTCGACCTGACCGAACAGGGGCCGACCTGGGAGACGATCGACGAGGTGGATCCTGACGCGATCGTCCACCTCGCGGCGGTCTCCGATCCGCGCGCGACGCCCGGGACGCGGCTCTTCGAGAACAACGTCACGAGCGCGTACAACGTGCTGGTCGCGGCCGGCCGAGCGGAGACGGACGTCGTCTGGACGTCCTCGCAGGCGACGTACGGGGCGCTGTTTTCGGAGACCGAGTGGACGCCCGATTACCTGCCGATCGACGAGGCTCACGACCGGCGTCCCGAGGACCCTTATGGGCTCTCGAAGGTCTGCGGCGAGGAAACCGCTCGAGCGATCGCGCGCCGGTACGGGATCTCAGTGACCACGATCCGGCCGGCGACGATCTTCTCGCCCGATAAGGCTCGAGCGCGGCCGTCGGAGGACGGCACCGACCTCTCCGAGGAGGCGACGGGCAGCAACTTCGGGTCCTACGTCGACGTCCGCGACGTGGCTCGAATGGTGGAGGCAGCATTCGCGAGCGATCACGACGGCCACGAAACCGTGCTGGCGGTCGCCGACGAGAACTACCTCGGCCAGCCCACGGCGGAACTCGTCGAAGCAGTCTGCGGCGAATTGCCGGCCGACTGCGGCCTCGAGGGCAGGGAGTCCGCCCTCTCGAACGCGAAGGCCGCCGCGTTGCTCGACTGGACGCCGGCCTATTCGTGGCACGACGACGGTACGGACGAGCCGTCCGAACCGACGTGGTTGTGA
- a CDS encoding PrsW family intramembrane metalloprotease, giving the protein MQRRRDPVERAEERTGDGSTDLYDVSTWEPRSIVDLFAYTIYNAASYGFRGIVLLITIAITLSLLISPATLIREDPFLAVFFALSVVPAGLLAAYIWYADITTSEPLRLLVATFLLAILFATFAAVVNSVTRPIFGAGFVGSLLFFYLIVGPVEETVKLLAVRVFAYRSTSFNAVIDGAVYGAVAGLGFAAIENALYISRVVGEADPEAGVFVTASGIATVRALAGPGHVIYSAIAGYYLGLAKFNREHAGPIVIKGLLVAAFVHGTYNVTVGVAPGIIADILPFGYGIAFVCYVVVYDAAIGLYLYRKISRYRRRYQAATSDVDGDSRPELTEFEPPQR; this is encoded by the coding sequence ATGCAGCGAAGGCGCGACCCGGTCGAACGAGCCGAGGAGCGAACCGGCGATGGGTCGACTGACCTCTACGACGTCTCGACGTGGGAACCCCGATCCATCGTGGATCTGTTCGCGTACACGATCTACAACGCCGCGAGCTACGGCTTTCGGGGGATCGTCCTGTTGATTACGATCGCGATCACGCTCTCGTTGCTGATCTCGCCCGCGACACTCATCCGCGAGGATCCGTTCCTCGCCGTCTTCTTCGCGCTCTCGGTGGTTCCCGCGGGATTGCTCGCGGCGTACATCTGGTACGCCGATATCACGACGAGCGAGCCGCTTCGGTTGCTCGTCGCGACCTTCCTGCTGGCGATCCTGTTCGCGACGTTCGCCGCGGTCGTCAACTCGGTGACGCGGCCGATATTCGGTGCCGGATTCGTCGGCAGCCTCCTCTTTTTCTACCTCATCGTGGGACCCGTCGAGGAGACGGTGAAGCTGCTCGCCGTCCGGGTATTCGCCTACCGGAGCACGAGCTTCAACGCCGTCATCGACGGCGCGGTCTACGGGGCCGTCGCAGGGCTCGGGTTCGCCGCCATCGAGAACGCGCTCTACATCAGCCGGGTCGTCGGCGAGGCGGACCCGGAAGCGGGCGTGTTCGTCACCGCCAGCGGGATCGCGACGGTCCGGGCCCTGGCCGGCCCCGGTCACGTCATCTACTCGGCGATCGCGGGCTACTACCTCGGGCTGGCCAAGTTCAACCGCGAGCACGCCGGTCCGATCGTGATCAAGGGGCTGCTCGTCGCCGCCTTCGTCCACGGCACCTACAACGTCACCGTCGGAGTCGCCCCCGGCATCATCGCCGATATCCTCCCCTTCGGGTACGGCATCGCGTTCGTCTGCTACGTCGTCGTCTACGACGCCGCGATCGGCCTCTACCTCTACCGCAAGATCTCGCGCTACCGCCGGCGGTATCAGGCCGCCACGAGCGACGTGGACGGCGACTCCCGGCCGGAGCTAACGGAGTTCGAGCCGCCACAGCGCTGA
- a CDS encoding formate/nitrite transporter family protein, whose protein sequence is MGESDSKPPISGDQTPAPDILESLIESGLHEIEREPTGLLLSGFSAGLDIGFGPLLMAVLLTLSEGSYGDLGTELLLASAYAVGFIFVIIARSELFTEHTTLAVMPVLDGRASASNLVRVWGLVWISNIVGGAVFTAFIVTLMPNLGVATPEAFGTIAHKLVDHDLSWLFVAAILAGWLMGLLAWLITAAQETTSRLLIIWLVTASIGILHLPHSIAGNVEVLFGVFVSPTVSVLDYVKFLSLATAGNAVGGVVFVGLLKYGHVVRGG, encoded by the coding sequence ATGGGCGAATCAGATTCAAAGCCGCCGATTTCCGGCGATCAGACCCCCGCACCGGACATTCTCGAGTCCCTCATCGAATCCGGGCTCCACGAGATCGAACGGGAACCGACCGGGCTCTTGCTGTCGGGATTTTCGGCCGGCCTCGACATCGGCTTCGGGCCGCTACTGATGGCAGTGTTACTGACGCTCTCGGAGGGCAGCTACGGTGATCTCGGCACGGAGCTGTTGCTGGCGAGCGCCTACGCCGTGGGATTCATCTTCGTCATCATCGCGCGCTCGGAGCTGTTCACCGAACACACGACCCTCGCCGTGATGCCGGTACTCGACGGCCGCGCGTCGGCGAGCAACCTGGTTCGCGTCTGGGGGCTGGTCTGGATCAGTAACATCGTCGGCGGTGCGGTGTTCACCGCGTTCATCGTGACGCTGATGCCCAATCTCGGGGTCGCCACGCCGGAGGCGTTCGGGACGATCGCCCACAAGCTGGTCGATCACGACCTCAGTTGGCTGTTCGTCGCCGCCATCCTTGCGGGGTGGCTCATGGGGCTGCTGGCCTGGCTGATCACCGCGGCACAGGAGACGACGAGCCGGTTACTCATCATCTGGCTCGTGACCGCTTCGATCGGCATCCTCCACCTGCCACACTCGATCGCGGGGAACGTCGAGGTGCTGTTCGGCGTGTTCGTCTCGCCTACCGTATCGGTACTCGATTACGTGAAGTTCCTCTCGTTGGCGACTGCTGGCAACGCCGTCGGTGGTGTCGTCTTCGTCGGCTTACTGAAATACGGACACGTCGTTCGCGGCGGCTAA
- a CDS encoding DUF7532 family protein — protein MHFDQRTQQALRDVGLETDDLRAASEAVVEAVAEDAAALEAFFDEHDTVYSDMDMAHSSSEYPEHDVDYADLTTHADEMRGWLRFETWGVYVEDGRILADGYVELTLGPTIDDRVRFAADRETLR, from the coding sequence ATGCACTTCGACCAGCGAACCCAGCAAGCGCTGCGCGACGTCGGCCTCGAGACCGACGACCTCCGAGCCGCCTCGGAGGCAGTCGTCGAGGCCGTCGCCGAGGACGCGGCGGCGCTCGAGGCCTTCTTCGACGAGCACGACACCGTCTACTCCGACATGGACATGGCGCACTCGAGTTCGGAGTACCCGGAACACGACGTCGACTACGCGGATCTCACCACGCACGCCGACGAGATGCGAGGGTGGCTTCGCTTCGAGACGTGGGGCGTCTACGTCGAAGATGGGCGTATCCTGGCGGACGGATACGTCGAACTGACGCTCGGGCCGACGATCGACGACCGGGTGCGCTTCGCCGCCGACCGCGAGACCCTGCGATGA
- a CDS encoding DUF402 domain-containing protein, producing the protein MTTARVRGIYTTALTQLLDETDCEVVQASEPIRERFERSFDAAPADVTLETTRDRQGVEISGDGDAVETVAGELAALAIDSFRWDDEVPRGAVFDAEVLEAGGGSGAVVDLGDGRRGYLNYDDADGYVDAGDRYRVQVHEPAPSWDDDRPRVRPTIEIQGGLCTLSQHRTGVSAALRGTRGEELVGMTDLLSVEVPDGWGVRWQHAAADADLEAMGTALETAVDRARVLEDALADAPDDPGEPGLLAAPRRTEWCWFGREARFALDGVRRRVETTMPGHHRTKAADRAASAAVDFAEAVYGSVGDGTDGGEFPFAAVARQFGPTRGDRLEIGHGKPDGRLISLGRGEITDWDPEGKVTLERSMSAGGSYDALGAPKESGDVAVTKFREGRWWYPTTYKDASGAAKGTYVNVCTPVELFPDCARYVDLYVDVIRKGDGTVEIVDADELEDAVDDGLVAEDLAEKAMDVAEAVERALSK; encoded by the coding sequence ATGACGACGGCTCGAGTCCGCGGCATCTACACGACGGCACTCACGCAGTTACTGGACGAAACCGACTGCGAGGTCGTCCAGGCGTCCGAACCGATCCGAGAGCGCTTCGAGCGGTCCTTCGACGCTGCACCGGCCGACGTGACGCTCGAGACGACCCGGGACCGGCAGGGTGTCGAAATCTCGGGCGACGGAGACGCGGTCGAGACGGTCGCGGGCGAACTCGCCGCCCTCGCGATCGATAGCTTCCGCTGGGACGACGAGGTGCCCCGCGGCGCGGTCTTCGACGCGGAGGTCCTCGAGGCGGGCGGCGGCAGCGGCGCGGTCGTCGACCTCGGCGACGGACGGCGCGGATACCTCAACTACGACGACGCCGACGGGTACGTCGACGCCGGCGACCGGTACCGCGTACAGGTCCACGAACCCGCCCCGTCGTGGGACGACGACCGGCCACGCGTCCGGCCGACGATCGAGATTCAGGGCGGGCTCTGTACGCTCTCGCAGCACAGGACCGGCGTCTCCGCGGCGCTCCGCGGTACGCGGGGCGAAGAGCTGGTCGGCATGACCGACCTGCTCTCCGTCGAGGTTCCCGATGGATGGGGCGTTCGGTGGCAGCACGCGGCCGCCGACGCCGACCTCGAGGCGATGGGGACGGCCCTCGAAACCGCCGTCGACCGAGCGCGGGTGCTCGAGGACGCCCTCGCCGACGCGCCGGACGACCCCGGTGAGCCGGGACTGCTCGCCGCCCCCCGGCGAACCGAGTGGTGCTGGTTCGGCCGCGAGGCCCGATTCGCGCTGGACGGCGTTCGACGGCGCGTGGAGACGACGATGCCGGGCCACCACCGGACGAAGGCGGCCGATCGGGCCGCGAGCGCGGCGGTCGACTTCGCGGAGGCCGTCTACGGCTCGGTCGGCGACGGCACCGACGGCGGCGAATTCCCCTTCGCCGCGGTCGCGCGGCAGTTCGGCCCTACCCGGGGCGACCGCCTCGAGATCGGCCACGGCAAACCCGACGGTCGACTCATCTCGCTCGGTCGCGGCGAGATCACCGACTGGGACCCCGAGGGGAAGGTCACCCTCGAGCGCTCCATGAGCGCCGGCGGGAGCTATGACGCGCTCGGCGCGCCGAAGGAGTCCGGCGACGTCGCCGTGACGAAGTTCCGCGAAGGCCGCTGGTGGTATCCGACGACGTACAAGGACGCCAGCGGCGCGGCGAAGGGAACGTACGTCAACGTCTGTACGCCCGTCGAACTCTTCCCCGACTGTGCGCGATACGTCGACCTCTACGTCGACGTCATCCGGAAGGGCGACGGGACAGTCGAGATCGTCGACGCGGACGAACTCGAGGACGCCGTCGACGACGGGCTGGTCGCCGAGGACCTGGCCGAAAAAGCGATGGACGTGGCGGAGGCCGTCGAGCGCGCCCTCTCGAAGTAG
- a CDS encoding DUF7560 family zinc ribbon protein, whose protein sequence is MKPYEFTCPDCRREITVTEPMREATLANGCPVCGRSVAEDHFTSTPSQAEHADPV, encoded by the coding sequence ATGAAACCGTACGAATTCACCTGCCCGGACTGTCGTCGAGAGATCACGGTAACTGAACCGATGCGCGAGGCGACGTTGGCGAACGGCTGTCCCGTTTGTGGACGGTCAGTAGCCGAGGATCACTTCACGAGCACTCCATCGCAGGCGGAACACGCAGATCCAGTATAG
- a CDS encoding aldo/keto reductase, whose product MQHSELGDSGVEVSEVGFGAWVVGTDWWGDRSADDAIEMVQYAVDQGITYFDTGDVYGHGDSEELLGRALAEVRDEVTIATKVGYDFYNNPQAGHGELPKEMDPEYLRDAVEKSLERLDVDSIDVLQLHNADAAEITPDVLELLDELEEEGTIDATGLALGPSIGWLAEGDLAIEEEFGSVQLVWNMLEQEVGNHFLETIERTGSSTSLIPRVPHSSGILNEQVTPDTELGEGDHRGFRPEEWYETGWEKLEKLRFLERDGERTMGQASIAWLLSHESVATVTPTFRTKGDIDEWAAASDVPKLSDEEMTRVAELYETNFGIDRDDGMDALRSSVDGDDIESAGLDKLAAD is encoded by the coding sequence ATGCAACACAGCGAACTGGGCGACTCGGGCGTCGAGGTCAGCGAGGTCGGCTTCGGCGCGTGGGTCGTCGGTACCGACTGGTGGGGCGACCGGTCGGCGGACGACGCCATCGAGATGGTCCAGTACGCCGTCGATCAGGGGATCACCTACTTCGACACGGGCGACGTCTACGGCCACGGCGACAGCGAGGAACTGCTCGGGCGGGCGCTGGCCGAGGTCCGCGACGAGGTCACCATCGCGACCAAGGTCGGCTACGATTTCTACAACAACCCGCAGGCCGGCCACGGCGAACTCCCCAAGGAGATGGACCCGGAGTACCTCCGGGACGCCGTCGAGAAGAGCCTCGAGCGCCTCGACGTCGACTCGATCGACGTGCTCCAGCTCCACAACGCCGACGCCGCGGAGATCACGCCCGACGTCCTCGAGTTGCTGGACGAACTCGAAGAGGAGGGAACGATCGACGCGACGGGCCTCGCGCTCGGCCCGTCGATCGGCTGGCTCGCCGAGGGCGACCTCGCGATCGAGGAGGAGTTCGGCTCCGTCCAGCTGGTCTGGAACATGCTCGAACAGGAGGTCGGCAACCACTTCCTCGAGACGATCGAACGGACGGGCTCCTCGACCAGCCTCATTCCCCGCGTCCCACACTCTTCGGGGATCCTCAACGAACAGGTCACTCCCGACACCGAACTCGGGGAGGGCGACCACCGTGGTTTCCGACCCGAGGAGTGGTACGAGACCGGGTGGGAGAAACTCGAAAAATTGCGCTTTTTGGAGCGAGACGGGGAGCGCACGATGGGGCAGGCGTCGATCGCGTGGCTCCTGAGCCACGAGTCCGTCGCGACCGTGACGCCGACGTTCCGCACGAAAGGCGACATCGACGAGTGGGCGGCCGCCAGCGACGTCCCCAAGCTCTCCGACGAGGAGATGACCCGCGTCGCGGAGCTCTACGAGACCAACTTCGGCATCGACCGCGACGACGGGATGGACGCGCTGCGCTCGTCCGTCGACGGCGACGACATCGAATCGGCCGGGCTCGACAAGCTCGCCGCGGACTGA
- a CDS encoding acyltransferase, translated as MTKRYVSLPEEAESGMREFIDEVDRRLSSEEDTCSVVEDVLIDLSGDREAYERWQSGESVSPAERVRLQSYDPCNTTLESEYYAEKDEEKFRRSKHLQWLWRQFDSLPIADNVEFALRFRRMLADHLFEDCGDDCRFFKGISFTYGHNITIGDNTIIHDDVHLDDRGKLTIGDRVSVSDGVHIYSHDHDVVDQTEVRNYHTVVEDDVRLTYDAMVRAGCKVGENAIVGARGIVQHDIPAHHIAIGMPAKSVKIKPGWEDVATPVDDAGTNRQEERRLEYDLPDDLEVFDEFQRDLEQP; from the coding sequence ATGACAAAGCGGTACGTGTCGCTCCCCGAGGAGGCGGAATCGGGGATGCGCGAGTTCATCGACGAGGTCGATCGACGACTCTCGAGCGAGGAGGACACCTGCTCGGTCGTCGAAGACGTCCTGATCGATCTCTCGGGAGACCGCGAGGCGTACGAGCGCTGGCAGAGTGGAGAGTCCGTCTCGCCGGCCGAACGCGTCCGTCTGCAGAGTTACGATCCCTGCAACACGACCCTCGAGAGCGAATACTACGCCGAGAAAGACGAGGAGAAGTTCCGCCGTTCGAAACACCTCCAGTGGCTCTGGCGACAGTTCGACAGCCTCCCGATCGCGGACAACGTCGAATTCGCGCTCCGATTCCGGCGCATGCTCGCGGACCACCTGTTCGAGGACTGCGGGGACGACTGCCGCTTCTTCAAGGGCATCTCGTTTACCTACGGCCACAACATCACGATCGGCGACAACACGATCATTCACGACGACGTCCACCTCGACGACCGCGGGAAACTCACGATCGGCGACCGGGTCTCGGTCTCCGACGGCGTCCACATCTACAGCCACGATCACGACGTCGTCGACCAGACCGAAGTCCGCAACTACCACACCGTCGTCGAGGACGACGTCCGCCTCACCTACGACGCGATGGTCCGCGCCGGTTGCAAGGTCGGCGAAAACGCCATCGTCGGCGCACGCGGGATCGTCCAGCACGACATCCCCGCCCACCACATCGCCATCGGAATGCCCGCCAAGAGCGTCAAGATCAAACCCGGCTGGGAAGACGTCGCCACGCCCGTCGACGACGCCGGCACCAACCGACAGGAGGAACGCCGCCTCGAGTACGACCTCCCCGACGACCTCGAGGTCTTCGACGAGTTCCAGCGCGATCTCGAGCAGCCGTAA
- a CDS encoding preprotein translocase subunit SecD, translating into MNPIDAVKSNWRILLLVVFVSFAVVALFVPGGIMADDGLAENESVQESPTNLEFGLGLEGGTRIRVPVTGMTAEDIASDAVSDDGQVDQERLGEIEATVEQELDLEPANASVDVQEDGTVTAEVFTDDVSEEEFAAALQSANVDASEDDIRDGVTQSTRDQMIETIQTKINAAGLSGGTAYEQTTATGEHYIVVEVPNMGANELRNILSERGVVEVVAYYPGENGNQTNETVLTGDDIATVDPPQQREQGDGYVVPIQVREESAQQFQGRMNDIGFTSDGVGRCSLRGDGESISFDHEGEQYCLLTVADGEVVDAHSMGDRGGNGLATNMREGTWADDPTFQMGAQNQQDAQSLSVNLRAGSLRAPLDFSESQIYSIEAAHADQFKQYSLLIGLLSVITVSGVVYGRYTDTRVALPMILTAVAEVVVLLGFAALIRMPLDLSHVAGFIAVVGTGVDDLVIIADEVMDEGDVSSERVFQSRFRKAFWVIGAAAATTIVALSPLAVLSLGDLQGFAIITILGVLIGVLITRPAYGDILRRLLTDQ; encoded by the coding sequence ATGAACCCGATCGACGCGGTCAAATCGAACTGGCGGATCCTCCTGCTCGTGGTGTTCGTCAGCTTCGCCGTCGTCGCCCTGTTCGTCCCCGGCGGCATCATGGCCGACGACGGCCTCGCCGAAAACGAGAGCGTCCAGGAAAGCCCCACGAACCTCGAGTTCGGGCTCGGACTCGAGGGCGGCACCCGGATCAGGGTGCCGGTCACCGGGATGACCGCCGAGGACATCGCGTCCGACGCGGTCAGCGACGACGGCCAGGTCGATCAGGAGCGACTCGGGGAGATCGAGGCGACGGTGGAGCAGGAACTCGATCTCGAACCGGCCAACGCGAGCGTCGACGTCCAAGAGGACGGGACCGTCACAGCGGAGGTGTTCACCGACGACGTGAGCGAGGAGGAGTTCGCCGCGGCGTTGCAGTCGGCGAACGTCGACGCGTCGGAGGACGATATCCGTGACGGCGTCACGCAGTCGACCCGCGATCAGATGATCGAGACGATCCAGACGAAGATCAACGCGGCGGGACTCTCCGGCGGGACGGCCTACGAGCAGACGACGGCGACCGGCGAGCACTACATCGTCGTCGAGGTGCCCAACATGGGCGCCAACGAACTCCGGAACATCCTCTCTGAACGCGGGGTCGTCGAGGTCGTCGCGTACTATCCCGGGGAGAACGGGAATCAGACCAACGAGACGGTGCTGACGGGCGACGACATCGCCACCGTCGACCCGCCACAGCAGCGCGAGCAGGGAGACGGATACGTGGTCCCAATACAGGTCCGGGAAGAGTCCGCACAACAGTTCCAGGGGCGAATGAACGATATCGGATTCACCAGCGACGGAGTCGGAAGGTGTAGCCTCCGTGGTGATGGCGAATCCATCAGTTTCGATCACGAGGGTGAACAATACTGTCTCCTGACCGTCGCCGATGGCGAGGTCGTCGATGCTCACAGTATGGGCGACCGGGGCGGCAACGGGCTCGCGACCAACATGAGAGAGGGGACCTGGGCGGACGATCCGACGTTCCAGATGGGCGCACAGAACCAGCAGGACGCCCAGTCGCTCTCGGTCAACCTCCGCGCAGGGAGCCTGCGCGCGCCGCTTGATTTCAGCGAGAGCCAGATCTACTCGATCGAGGCGGCCCACGCCGACCAGTTCAAGCAGTACTCGCTGCTGATCGGGCTGCTCTCGGTCATCACCGTCAGCGGGGTCGTCTACGGTCGGTACACCGACACGCGCGTCGCCCTCCCGATGATTCTCACCGCCGTCGCGGAGGTCGTGGTCCTGCTCGGGTTCGCGGCGCTGATACGCATGCCGCTGGATCTCTCCCACGTCGCCGGGTTCATCGCGGTCGTGGGGACCGGGGTCGACGACCTCGTGATCATCGCCGACGAGGTGATGGACGAAGGCGACGTCAGCTCGGAACGGGTCTTCCAGTCGCGATTCCGAAAGGCGTTCTGGGTCATCGGTGCCGCGGCGGCGACGACGATCGTCGCCCTCTCACCGCTCGCGGTGCTGAGCCTCGGTGATCTCCAGGGGTTCGCCATCATCACGATCCTCGGCGTGCTTATCGGGGTGCTCATCACTAGGCCGGCTTACGGTGACATCCTCCGACGGCTGCTGACCGATCAATAA
- the secF gene encoding protein translocase subunit SecF: protein MAYFDVPEIEYTRYSNRQLAAVPLAVLAVALLVLSGSFLVYGTPVPLGMDFAGGTELTVQTTTPEGEIAAAFDQTPESVTATGTENQYIVRFSSTDSAALTDQATDSDTGLEPDGDAEIVQSVSSTSASFGAGSQQTAMLGLVVAFVGMSAIAFLLFRTFVPSIAIVISAFSDLVIPLAFMRLVGIPLSLGTVAGLLMLIGYSVDSDILLNNHVLRRSGDFYESTYRAMRTGVTMTVTSMAAMLVMAISAYIFGIGLLASIGIILFVGLAADLMNTYMLNLSLLRWYKFEGIRR, encoded by the coding sequence ATGGCGTATTTCGACGTACCGGAGATCGAGTACACCCGGTACAGTAACCGCCAGCTCGCGGCGGTTCCGCTCGCGGTCCTCGCGGTAGCATTGCTCGTTCTCAGCGGTTCGTTTCTCGTGTACGGCACCCCGGTCCCGCTGGGAATGGATTTCGCCGGCGGGACGGAACTGACCGTCCAGACGACGACGCCGGAAGGCGAGATAGCAGCGGCGTTCGATCAGACACCCGAGTCGGTGACCGCGACGGGGACCGAAAACCAGTATATCGTTCGGTTCTCCTCGACGGACTCCGCGGCACTGACCGATCAGGCCACGGATTCGGACACCGGATTAGAGCCGGACGGCGACGCCGAGATCGTCCAATCGGTGTCGTCCACGTCGGCGAGTTTCGGTGCGGGAAGCCAGCAGACGGCGATGCTCGGATTGGTCGTCGCCTTCGTCGGCATGAGCGCCATCGCGTTCCTGCTCTTTCGGACGTTCGTCCCGTCGATCGCGATCGTCATCTCGGCGTTCTCAGACCTCGTGATCCCGCTGGCGTTCATGCGCCTCGTCGGGATCCCGCTCTCGCTGGGGACGGTTGCCGGATTGTTGATGTTGATCGGATACTCGGTCGACTCGGACATCCTGTTGAACAACCACGTCCTGCGACGGAGCGGTGACTTCTACGAGAGCACGTATCGCGCGATGCGGACCGGTGTCACGATGACCGTCACGTCGATGGCCGCGATGCTCGTCATGGCCATCTCGGCGTACATCTTCGGGATCGGCCTGCTCGCTTCGATCGGTATCATCCTCTTCGTCGGTCTCGCAGCCGACCTGATGAATACCTACATGTTGAACCTGAGCTTACTTCGCTGGTACAAGTTCGAGGGGATCCGCCGATGA
- a CDS encoding DUF5812 family protein, which produces MTEKTGTFVVTHAEAESAVVRDVETAQVHTLGSNPGLEVHDVLEATVAPEPPMEVTWEVIDVDDRRTIELVDSDLEPTTHEKELAAESEVGDLVQEERAGTGEIHVFRVPEGEVEPAARDVLDDEETLARAARLEAVRVEVRRSADDGVLSVRYLPD; this is translated from the coding sequence ATGACCGAAAAGACGGGCACCTTCGTCGTCACCCACGCCGAAGCGGAGTCGGCCGTCGTCCGCGACGTCGAGACAGCACAGGTCCACACCCTCGGGTCGAACCCCGGCCTCGAGGTTCACGACGTCCTCGAGGCGACCGTCGCACCCGAGCCGCCGATGGAGGTCACCTGGGAGGTGATCGACGTCGACGACAGACGCACGATCGAACTGGTCGACAGCGACCTCGAGCCGACTACGCACGAGAAAGAGCTGGCGGCCGAGAGCGAGGTCGGCGACCTCGTTCAGGAGGAGCGAGCTGGAACCGGCGAAATACACGTGTTTCGCGTTCCGGAGGGAGAGGTCGAACCCGCAGCCCGGGACGTCCTCGACGACGAGGAGACGCTCGCTCGCGCGGCCCGGCTCGAGGCCGTCCGCGTGGAAGTGCGGCGCTCGGCCGACGACGGCGTGCTGAGCGTGCGCTATTTGCCGGATTGA